From Paenibacillus graminis, a single genomic window includes:
- a CDS encoding phosphoribosyltransferase family protein, with translation MAARINKKRSFLFVSKVLGKHIPVNPYTPLLSGAALALLLYQEMGGEAADGGRMDKLLNQAVHGLIHPEHAEAAYRDLLDARLVLPERVLFIGFAETATALGHSMYHMFAKGASYIHTTREDIPELVSVVSFEEEHSHAVDHLCYALNAELLSGEDPVVLVDDEITTGNTAVNTIRDIQSKFPRKEYVVASLLDWRSSANIQAYRDLEQELGIRIRALSLLQGTIEVKGTPQLSLVEVGAKPSIATEAPVILTYVQDGLERLNVTSSDSSGEINPSPYLKHSGRFGLESEDNKRLDQGIAQAAAQLRGHREGGTALVLGVGEFMYLPMRIAAEMGEGVRYQSSTRSPIHPERRSDYGVHSAAAYPSAVDPGITNYIYNVEPGQYDEIFVLLERDVPRRRIEPMTDILKRLAGSKVHLVVLASDSEEGGLTG, from the coding sequence ATGGCGGCCCGGATTAATAAGAAACGCTCATTTCTGTTTGTCAGCAAGGTGCTCGGGAAGCATATCCCAGTCAATCCGTATACTCCGCTGCTCAGCGGTGCCGCGCTGGCACTACTGCTCTATCAGGAGATGGGCGGAGAGGCGGCGGACGGCGGACGGATGGACAAGCTGCTAAATCAAGCCGTTCACGGACTGATTCATCCGGAGCATGCAGAGGCGGCCTACCGTGATCTGCTGGATGCCCGGCTGGTTCTCCCGGAGCGTGTTTTGTTTATCGGCTTTGCCGAGACCGCAACAGCCCTGGGCCACAGCATGTACCATATGTTTGCCAAAGGTGCATCCTATATTCATACTACCCGTGAAGACATACCGGAACTTGTATCAGTGGTCAGCTTTGAGGAAGAGCATTCCCATGCGGTTGATCATTTATGTTATGCCCTGAATGCTGAGCTGCTGTCCGGGGAAGATCCTGTGGTGCTGGTAGATGATGAAATTACTACCGGCAATACGGCGGTCAATACCATTCGTGATATCCAGTCCAAGTTTCCGCGCAAGGAATATGTGGTTGCTTCCCTTCTCGATTGGCGCAGCAGCGCCAACATTCAGGCTTACCGTGATCTGGAGCAGGAGTTGGGTATCCGCATCAGGGCTTTAAGCTTGCTGCAGGGGACAATTGAAGTGAAAGGCACGCCTCAGCTGAGCCTGGTAGAGGTTGGGGCGAAGCCCTCCATTGCCACTGAAGCTCCGGTGATCCTCACCTATGTGCAGGACGGCCTGGAGCGGCTGAACGTGACCTCCTCAGACTCCTCTGGAGAGATCAACCCGTCACCTTATCTGAAGCACAGCGGACGGTTCGGGTTAGAGTCAGAGGATAACAAGCGGTTGGATCAAGGGATTGCACAGGCAGCTGCACAGCTTCGCGGGCACCGTGAAGGGGGAACTGCACTCGTGCTTGGAGTCGGCGAGTTCATGTATCTGCCGATGAGAATCGCGGCGGAGATGGGGGAAGGGGTCAGGTATCAGTCCTCGACCCGCAGCCCGATCCACCCCGAACGGCGATCCGATTACGGCGTCCACAGTGCGGCAGCCTATCCGTCAGCCGTGGACCCGGGGATTACCAATTATATCTACAACGTGGAACCTGGCCAATATGATGAGATTTTTGTGCTTCTTGAGCGTGACGTGCCCCGCCGGAGGATTGAACCGATGACGGATATTCTGAAGCGGCTGGCGGGGAGCAAGGTGCATCTTGTTGTCCTGGCCTCTGATTCAGAAGAGGGAGGTTTGACCGGATGA